In Frondihabitans sp. PAMC 28766, a genomic segment contains:
- a CDS encoding putative colanic acid polymerase WcaD — MNRQNLVGIFAFITVISQHFALVNIGTYPLTLGFLSGCVLVALASRGISLQVLTAVWMPLLALASLAALVQPETTNAFDFGTTLALALVTTFFIAGSSRGFRDELWASPALWGALRACLAVVVTLSAVQVASGHFGIGFFFNPFRSFQYGHQYAPELQFTSYPRAEGFFLEPSYDAFVIGTLSVALLLQRKHLKSTLILAFVGMACTQSATGLILLLCIALIFAMKSKPGIAIAVVTASLLLVAILGRYLVGRLSSINATGSSANYRLVEPIKVIRDVLTLHPLGMPLGSIYDVVAKYGLVMDGVQQTISLDNGLYVVIYYFGWIGLGLLLLFAGWAVRGLFRPSQRGGPSVVTWVGPIWLLGAMLFSGGIVAPEFGLMTWILLSTYRSARMGESQIEYTENRPDGRNRDLQRRVGFTKNTRIRARTHDIC, encoded by the coding sequence ATGAATCGTCAGAATTTGGTCGGTATATTCGCATTCATTACCGTCATCAGTCAGCATTTTGCACTGGTTAACATCGGAACATACCCCCTGACACTAGGGTTTCTCTCCGGTTGCGTCCTTGTGGCACTCGCAAGTCGAGGCATATCACTGCAAGTTCTGACGGCAGTATGGATGCCATTGTTAGCTTTAGCCTCTTTGGCCGCGCTTGTCCAGCCAGAAACAACCAATGCTTTTGATTTTGGCACAACGCTTGCGCTTGCCTTGGTCACAACTTTCTTCATCGCGGGTAGTTCAAGAGGATTTAGAGATGAGCTCTGGGCTTCGCCTGCTCTCTGGGGTGCACTTAGGGCATGTTTAGCGGTTGTTGTGACCCTTTCAGCAGTTCAGGTCGCCAGCGGGCACTTTGGCATTGGCTTCTTTTTTAATCCGTTCCGCAGCTTTCAATACGGCCATCAGTACGCACCCGAACTGCAGTTCACGTCTTATCCGCGTGCAGAGGGCTTCTTCCTTGAACCGTCTTACGACGCGTTTGTCATTGGCACTTTGAGTGTGGCGCTTCTTCTTCAACGCAAACATCTTAAGAGCACTTTGATCCTCGCTTTCGTCGGGATGGCCTGTACTCAGTCCGCAACGGGCCTAATTCTGCTGCTTTGCATAGCGTTGATTTTCGCAATGAAGTCGAAGCCTGGAATAGCGATTGCAGTGGTCACGGCTTCGCTTCTGCTCGTAGCTATCCTCGGACGCTACCTGGTTGGAAGGCTATCGTCCATCAACGCGACCGGATCGAGCGCAAACTATCGCCTCGTTGAACCAATAAAAGTAATTCGAGATGTACTAACGTTGCATCCGCTCGGCATGCCATTGGGTTCGATCTACGACGTCGTTGCCAAATACGGATTAGTCATGGATGGAGTCCAGCAGACCATCTCCCTCGATAATGGTCTCTACGTGGTGATCTATTACTTCGGGTGGATTGGCCTTGGTCTCCTGCTCCTCTTTGCAGGTTGGGCTGTTCGGGGACTATTCCGTCCATCTCAGAGGGGTGGACCCTCAGTCGTGACTTGGGTGGGGCCTATATGGCTTCTGGGAGCGATGCTCTTTTCCGGCGGGATAGTTGCACCTGAGTTTGGCCTGATGACGTGGATACTGCTCTCCACCTACCGCTCGGCCAGGATGGGAGAATCGCAAATTGAGTACACCGAGAATCGACCTGACGGTCGTAACCGTGACCTACAACGACGTGTCGGGTTTACGAAGAACACTCGAATCCGTGCGCGCACTCATGACATCTGCTGA
- a CDS encoding glycosyltransferase, whose translation MNVRLSEGGAAGVARTLADELRSRGIESPFAYGYSKGGAPSPLEVEYDALRITPAPIAALNRAAYSLIGRETKLTSHSKWNAFRERLASADVIHLHAVHSHIVDASILVDALVDAGKPVVWTLHDQWTMTGRCAQPGDCAGWKTGCLACPNLAAYPPAKVDNAARRWRERRDLIDRLSKAVPFRMVACADWLAREALIAYPAGVSVVRNAVDSSFWEACKVTERAQNQADSTLFMCRDLRDANKVSWPLLRTLATLPNHTLTIVGDNAEQSVEGATSLPALSDRTALAALMKSHTRLVFTSRVDYFPLTIIEALTAGMEVFAIDSEAAREFSSEPRVHTFANERSLLEAVSKHSRDLRVGTHETISSSIQEFFAPTRMADEYISIYEELTAR comes from the coding sequence ATGAATGTCCGCCTTTCGGAAGGCGGTGCGGCTGGCGTTGCCAGGACGCTCGCGGATGAGTTGCGGAGCCGAGGCATCGAGAGCCCCTTCGCCTACGGCTATTCTAAAGGCGGAGCGCCGTCCCCACTTGAGGTCGAATACGATGCGCTCAGGATTACGCCCGCACCTATTGCCGCGTTGAACCGAGCTGCCTACTCGTTGATCGGCAGAGAGACCAAGCTGACGAGCCACTCTAAATGGAACGCCTTTCGAGAGCGTCTGGCATCAGCCGATGTAATTCACCTTCACGCGGTCCACAGCCACATAGTCGATGCATCAATCTTGGTCGACGCTTTAGTCGACGCAGGAAAACCCGTCGTGTGGACACTTCACGATCAATGGACCATGACCGGACGATGCGCCCAACCAGGAGACTGCGCCGGGTGGAAGACGGGTTGCCTGGCATGCCCTAACCTTGCCGCATATCCTCCCGCAAAAGTCGACAATGCTGCACGGCGGTGGCGTGAGCGCCGAGATCTCATCGACCGTTTGAGCAAGGCCGTCCCGTTCCGCATGGTCGCCTGTGCTGACTGGCTCGCTCGCGAAGCTCTCATCGCATATCCCGCGGGGGTATCCGTAGTTCGGAATGCGGTCGATTCCAGTTTCTGGGAGGCTTGCAAGGTGACTGAAAGGGCGCAAAATCAGGCAGACTCGACCCTTTTTATGTGTCGAGACCTTCGTGACGCCAATAAGGTGAGCTGGCCGTTGCTTCGTACCCTAGCCACGTTGCCTAACCACACTTTGACAATCGTGGGGGACAATGCCGAACAATCCGTCGAGGGCGCAACCTCGTTGCCGGCGCTTTCAGATAGAACCGCGCTGGCCGCACTCATGAAGAGCCACACTCGCCTCGTATTCACCTCTAGAGTCGACTACTTTCCCCTAACAATCATTGAGGCACTGACGGCAGGAATGGAGGTATTCGCAATTGACTCTGAAGCCGCCCGCGAGTTCAGCTCCGAACCGCGAGTCCACACATTCGCAAACGAAAGGTCTCTCCTTGAAGCCGTTTCAAAGCATTCGCGAGACCTGCGAGTCGGTACGCACGAGACCATCTCGTCGAGCATTCAGGAATTCTTTGCCCCTACGAGGATGGCGGACGAATATATCTCGATATACGAAGAATTGACAGCTCGATGA
- a CDS encoding acyltransferase — MNLIRFAAAFFVVLGHARMIFFENYSSVNPSAIQTLFYGLTSIGHQAVVIFFVLSGYWVGGSLVRQVNRQKFTWRNYVGSRVVRLWMVLIPALLLTLLLDVIGRHWFGWMSTYRGSPVYNGLVPPAELPITAPTFFGNALFLGAIRVPTFGSNTSLWSLGYEFWMYVLAAFVVLGIFRRKRAIAIWALLFLLTTIVVGLDVLSYLPIWLAGTGVAVLRPRIERSRLIENGKLMTCLRWLLVAATFGVSLAVRGLHVSTSVSDYLVAIVCVLLLASMTTGFENRRWSMGPVGYLSGLANSSYSLYAIHAPILVLVASVWGIRLGHRWPSDPEHWIALFAITVGLVMIALLFARVFEDRTDSVRGYVRKLLRVK, encoded by the coding sequence ATGAATCTCATTCGCTTCGCTGCGGCCTTCTTCGTCGTTCTGGGCCACGCGCGGATGATCTTCTTCGAAAACTATTCCTCAGTCAACCCTTCAGCTATCCAAACTTTGTTCTACGGACTGACTTCAATCGGTCACCAAGCGGTCGTTATTTTCTTTGTGCTTAGCGGCTACTGGGTGGGTGGAAGTCTCGTTAGGCAAGTGAATAGACAGAAATTCACGTGGCGAAACTACGTGGGCAGCAGAGTAGTCCGACTTTGGATGGTTCTCATTCCGGCCCTACTTCTTACACTGTTGCTCGATGTCATCGGGCGGCATTGGTTCGGGTGGATGTCCACATATCGTGGCAGCCCCGTCTACAACGGCTTGGTTCCGCCCGCGGAATTACCAATAACGGCGCCCACATTTTTCGGCAATGCTTTGTTTTTAGGCGCCATACGCGTACCTACCTTTGGCTCAAACACGTCACTATGGTCGCTTGGCTATGAATTTTGGATGTACGTGTTGGCAGCCTTCGTCGTTCTTGGCATCTTCCGCCGAAAGCGGGCGATTGCAATTTGGGCTCTCCTGTTCCTTCTCACGACCATTGTGGTCGGCCTGGACGTCCTCAGCTATCTTCCTATCTGGCTCGCAGGAACCGGTGTTGCCGTTCTAAGGCCTCGAATCGAAAGATCACGGCTGATTGAGAATGGCAAGCTGATGACCTGCTTGCGCTGGCTGCTCGTGGCCGCAACCTTCGGCGTGTCCCTTGCAGTTCGTGGCCTCCATGTCTCGACAAGCGTTTCTGACTATCTCGTTGCAATAGTTTGTGTGCTCCTTTTAGCGTCAATGACCACTGGATTTGAGAATCGACGTTGGAGCATGGGACCCGTCGGATATCTCTCAGGATTAGCGAATAGCTCCTACTCGCTCTATGCCATCCATGCCCCAATCCTTGTTCTCGTAGCTTCCGTATGGGGCATCCGACTCGGTCACCGCTGGCCCTCGGACCCAGAACATTGGATCGCTCTCTTCGCAATCACCGTTGGGCTCGTGATGATTGCCCTCCTGTTTGCCCGTGTATTTGAGGACAGAACGGACTCAGTCCGTGGCTATGTCAGAAAGCTACTGAGGGTCAAATGA
- a CDS encoding oligosaccharide flippase family protein gives MKSGGRGPHFRSFMSWGSDNIKWLPIGQGISFLVSTGGFALLARSLGPTPYAHFAVILFVFTASSLLADLSPLGFLIVHGRSPATLKSARSATLASAISGTIVLLGAVAVLNEFLPGSRIDWYESGLLVAAFVAQMTAQVPRSRLVLARRYRAMAIVDATTLVAGVSIAVAGSIWTHSALVLTLQLATTAVLRALIGPAVAQKVGMQEGPAGNHGVSAFAAHSYGLRNIPLNLATYLGRSLDSAFLPTLIPAVGAAGYARSYQLVIVPITQLQMALGASILDRLSRAMEATGQRKNDYAKWLWSRVEALAVISGLLIGIFSFAIQAVLFGPKWPEVNVILAAVACQLPSLATATHYSWTLQVDGKFRQTVMHLAIMTMPPVAVLVVAGIGNTQSAVVALVLSAFVQSMILAVANSARRPFGFLRTAVRASVSWSVLAAIFIAEAQISHFWRFNFGH, from the coding sequence GTGAAATCAGGCGGAAGAGGCCCGCACTTTCGGTCTTTTATGTCATGGGGCTCGGATAACATCAAGTGGCTTCCCATTGGGCAAGGAATTTCGTTCCTGGTCTCGACGGGCGGTTTTGCCCTTCTGGCTCGATCCCTCGGTCCAACTCCGTACGCGCATTTCGCCGTCATTCTCTTCGTGTTCACGGCCAGTTCGCTCCTCGCCGATCTATCACCACTCGGATTTCTGATCGTCCATGGTCGATCTCCGGCGACGCTGAAATCTGCACGGTCAGCCACACTCGCCTCCGCAATTTCAGGCACGATTGTCCTGCTGGGCGCGGTCGCGGTGCTCAATGAATTTTTACCTGGGAGCCGCATCGATTGGTACGAGTCCGGACTTCTTGTTGCGGCTTTTGTGGCGCAAATGACTGCTCAAGTTCCTCGCTCTCGCCTTGTTCTGGCTCGAAGGTACCGGGCCATGGCCATCGTGGATGCTACAACCCTCGTCGCGGGCGTCTCGATAGCTGTCGCAGGCTCGATCTGGACGCACTCCGCCTTGGTGCTGACACTTCAATTGGCAACGACGGCGGTACTCCGTGCCTTGATCGGCCCCGCCGTAGCTCAAAAGGTCGGCATGCAGGAAGGTCCTGCCGGCAACCATGGCGTCTCCGCCTTTGCAGCTCACTCCTACGGCCTGCGAAACATTCCCCTCAATCTCGCAACGTATCTGGGACGTTCACTGGATTCAGCTTTTTTGCCCACGCTGATTCCGGCAGTCGGTGCTGCCGGCTATGCGAGAAGCTACCAACTCGTAATCGTTCCGATAACCCAACTCCAGATGGCGCTGGGTGCATCCATTTTGGACAGGCTGTCCCGCGCGATGGAAGCGACCGGACAGCGCAAAAATGACTATGCAAAGTGGCTGTGGAGCCGTGTCGAAGCGCTGGCAGTCATTTCAGGTCTCTTGATTGGCATTTTTTCGTTCGCCATACAAGCAGTCTTATTCGGACCGAAATGGCCTGAAGTAAATGTCATCTTGGCAGCCGTGGCGTGCCAGTTGCCCTCTCTGGCGACAGCCACGCACTACTCATGGACACTTCAAGTCGACGGAAAGTTCCGGCAGACCGTGATGCATTTGGCAATCATGACGATGCCTCCTGTCGCTGTGCTGGTCGTCGCCGGAATTGGAAACACTCAATCTGCAGTTGTCGCTCTAGTGCTTTCCGCCTTCGTCCAATCGATGATCTTGGCGGTGGCAAATTCGGCACGAAGGCCATTCGGCTTTCTCCGCACGGCTGTCAGGGCTAGCGTTAGTTGGTCTGTTTTGGCCGCCATTTTTATTGCCGAAGCTCAAATCTCTCACTTCTGGCGGTTTAACTTTGGTCACTAG
- a CDS encoding acetyltransferase → MRVTAVRSGETPLTSAPHAPGDPDADVPVVPLADAPGERTSWDRPVHVVLAWAVVELLLVTNPWQISSRLRVAALRAFGAEIDEGVIFRPRTRVRFPWKLHIGRDSWIGEGVWFHNQNHIYIGHDVVISQETFLTTGSHAHRRDMALLTRPIRVHAGSWITSRCVILGGAELGRSCLVEPGSVVQGAVPANSIWGTQGGFGLKGRRF, encoded by the coding sequence GTGAGGGTGACCGCCGTTCGTTCTGGGGAGACGCCGTTGACATCAGCACCGCACGCGCCGGGCGACCCTGACGCCGACGTGCCGGTCGTCCCGCTCGCGGACGCGCCGGGCGAGCGGACCTCGTGGGATCGTCCTGTCCACGTCGTGCTTGCGTGGGCCGTTGTCGAGTTACTCCTCGTCACAAATCCATGGCAAATCAGCTCGAGGCTTCGAGTCGCCGCCTTGAGAGCCTTCGGCGCTGAGATCGACGAAGGCGTGATCTTTCGCCCGCGCACCCGGGTCCGCTTCCCGTGGAAACTCCACATAGGGCGCGACAGCTGGATCGGCGAAGGTGTCTGGTTCCACAACCAGAACCACATCTACATCGGTCACGATGTCGTCATCTCGCAGGAGACGTTTCTCACCACGGGGAGTCACGCGCATCGACGCGACATGGCGCTCCTGACAAGACCGATTCGCGTTCACGCTGGTTCTTGGATCACCTCCAGGTGCGTCATTCTTGGCGGCGCCGAGCTCGGCCGCTCATGTCTCGTCGAACCTGGATCTGTTGTTCAAGGCGCAGTACCGGCGAACTCAATTTGGGGCACTCAGGGCGGGTTCGGCCTCAAGGGACGCCGGTTTTGA
- a CDS encoding glycosyltransferase, translating into MTVPPLKILIVGMHYAPETTGNAPYTSALAAGLKASGIQVRVITSHPHYPEWRVRNGYGQWKSSEVIRGVPVTRLKSFIPAKPSSLTRLISETTFGVRAAFARWGSPDVVLLVSPALFANAVITLLGRLLRRPVATGVWVQDLYSVGVAQTGASGAGGSAFVTRVESFVLRSADGVAVIHERFRQIAETRLGVQSARLSVIRNWSHLRPAGSIDRVETRRALGWADDEIIALHAGNMGVKQGLGNVVEAGRVADRDGSRVRFVFLGDGNQRVDLKRQATGIERIQFIDPLPDAQFQATLGSADVLLVNELAGVTEMSVPSKLTSYFSTGLPVVAATEVGSVTAGEVTLSGGGVHVQAGQPNALLETVLRVGGDRERAAEMGEAGRRFRDTHLSESHAIARFSDWLTGLASSDRG; encoded by the coding sequence ATGACTGTGCCGCCGCTCAAGATCCTAATCGTCGGCATGCACTACGCACCCGAAACCACCGGCAACGCGCCGTACACGTCGGCTCTGGCAGCGGGGCTGAAGGCCTCCGGCATCCAAGTCCGCGTCATCACGAGCCATCCTCACTACCCGGAGTGGCGAGTTCGTAACGGCTACGGGCAGTGGAAGAGCTCGGAGGTGATCAGGGGGGTGCCGGTCACGCGCCTGAAGAGCTTCATCCCGGCGAAGCCGTCATCACTCACGAGACTTATTTCTGAAACCACGTTCGGTGTGCGCGCGGCGTTCGCTCGTTGGGGTAGCCCTGATGTGGTGCTCCTGGTTTCGCCGGCTCTCTTCGCAAACGCGGTGATCACTCTTCTCGGCCGACTTCTGCGCCGCCCGGTGGCGACAGGCGTCTGGGTTCAAGACCTGTACAGCGTGGGGGTTGCTCAGACTGGAGCGAGCGGCGCGGGCGGCAGTGCCTTCGTCACTCGCGTCGAGTCCTTCGTGCTGCGGTCGGCCGACGGGGTGGCGGTCATCCACGAGCGCTTCCGGCAGATCGCAGAAACCCGGCTCGGCGTCCAATCGGCGCGGCTCTCCGTGATTCGCAATTGGTCGCATCTCAGGCCCGCGGGTTCGATCGACCGGGTTGAGACCCGCCGTGCTCTGGGGTGGGCGGACGACGAGATCATCGCGCTACATGCCGGCAACATGGGGGTCAAACAGGGTCTGGGCAACGTCGTCGAAGCAGGTCGCGTCGCAGATCGGGATGGATCACGCGTCCGGTTCGTCTTTCTGGGGGATGGCAACCAGCGCGTCGATTTGAAGCGGCAGGCGACCGGGATCGAGCGGATTCAATTCATCGACCCGCTTCCGGACGCACAGTTCCAAGCAACCCTCGGAAGCGCAGATGTCCTTCTCGTGAACGAACTCGCGGGCGTCACCGAGATGTCGGTGCCGAGCAAGCTGACCTCGTACTTCAGCACGGGGCTTCCCGTGGTCGCCGCCACGGAGGTCGGAAGCGTGACGGCGGGAGAGGTCACGCTCAGCGGAGGCGGCGTCCACGTCCAAGCCGGCCAGCCCAATGCGCTGCTCGAAACCGTCCTCCGGGTCGGCGGAGACCGCGAGCGGGCAGCCGAGATGGGGGAGGCCGGGCGACGGTTCCGCGATACACACCTCTCGGAGAGTCACGCCATAGCGCGCTTCTCAGACTGGTTGACTGGACTGGCGTCCTCGGACCGCGGCTGA
- the gmd gene encoding GDP-mannose 4,6-dehydratase: MNKRAFITGITGQDGSYLAELLLAKGYEVHGLIRRASTFNTSRIDHLYVDPHTQGAKLFLHYGDLSDGARLVSLLGELKPDEVYNLAAQSHVRVSFDEPEHTGDTTGVGSMRMLEAVRMSGIHTRFYQASSSEMFGATPPPQHEDTPFYPRSPYGAAKLYSYWVTRNYREAYGMFAVNGILFNHESPRRGETFVTRKITRAVAAIKAGQQHELYLGNLDPVRDWGYAAEYVEGMWRMLQVDEPEDFVLATGGHFTVRDFLTTAFEHVGLKWEEYVRFDERYLRPSEVDALVGDASKAEQKLGWKATIDTAELARIMVEADVEALAHAGRPWIDKVRLESWGTK; encoded by the coding sequence ATGAACAAGCGCGCCTTCATCACCGGTATCACGGGCCAGGACGGCTCCTATTTGGCCGAGCTTCTTCTTGCGAAGGGCTACGAGGTTCACGGTCTCATCCGACGAGCCTCGACATTCAACACCTCACGGATCGATCACCTGTACGTCGATCCGCACACTCAGGGCGCAAAACTGTTCCTGCACTACGGAGACCTGAGCGATGGTGCGCGACTCGTCAGCCTGCTCGGCGAGCTCAAACCGGACGAGGTCTACAACCTCGCCGCGCAGTCTCACGTCCGAGTCTCGTTCGATGAACCAGAGCACACGGGCGACACGACAGGTGTCGGTTCGATGCGCATGCTCGAAGCTGTGCGCATGTCGGGCATTCACACCCGTTTCTACCAGGCATCGTCGTCGGAGATGTTCGGAGCGACGCCGCCGCCCCAGCATGAGGACACCCCGTTCTATCCGCGTTCGCCCTACGGCGCAGCCAAGCTCTACAGCTATTGGGTCACCCGCAACTACCGTGAGGCCTACGGCATGTTCGCGGTGAACGGAATTCTCTTCAACCATGAGTCGCCCCGGCGGGGCGAGACCTTCGTCACACGGAAGATCACGCGTGCAGTCGCGGCAATCAAGGCGGGTCAGCAGCACGAGCTCTATCTCGGCAACTTGGACCCCGTGCGCGACTGGGGCTATGCGGCCGAATACGTCGAGGGGATGTGGCGGATGCTGCAGGTCGACGAGCCCGAGGACTTCGTCCTGGCGACAGGTGGCCATTTCACGGTGCGTGACTTTTTGACGACCGCATTCGAGCACGTCGGGCTGAAGTGGGAGGAATACGTTCGATTCGACGAGCGGTACCTCCGCCCCTCCGAGGTGGACGCTCTCGTAGGAGATGCCTCTAAAGCCGAGCAGAAGCTCGGGTGGAAGGCCACCATCGACACAGCCGAGTTGGCGAGGATCATGGTCGAGGCAGACGTCGAGGCGCTGGCTCACGCCGGTCGACCCTGGATCGACAAAGTCCGCCTTGAGAGCTGGGGAACCAAGTGA
- a CDS encoding GDP-L-fucose synthase translates to MSDGSFEARPLDRDATFYIAGHRGLVGSALWRSFSSAGFSGLVGRSSGELDLRSRSDVFDFFREVKPRYVALAAAKVGGILANDTYPADFLTENLQIQLNVMDAAVEAGVERLIFLGSSCIYPKFAEQPIREDSLLTGHLEPTNDAYAIAKIAGIMQVQAVRRQHGLAWISAMPTNLYGPGDNFAPKGSHVLPALIRRYDEAARDGLPTVTNWGTGSPRREFLHVDDLAAAVLHLLENYDGPSQVNVGTGSDVTIREIAAAVADAVGFSGHTEWDSSKPDGTPQKLLDVSLLAEHGWRSTIGLDEGLRSTIDWYHANESSIRL, encoded by the coding sequence ATCAGTGACGGCAGCTTCGAGGCGCGGCCCCTGGACCGCGACGCGACTTTCTACATCGCCGGCCATCGCGGGCTGGTCGGCTCGGCCCTCTGGCGGAGCTTCAGTTCGGCGGGTTTTAGTGGCCTCGTCGGCAGGTCTTCCGGGGAACTCGACCTTCGCAGCCGCTCTGATGTCTTCGACTTCTTCCGAGAGGTGAAGCCGAGATACGTGGCTCTGGCCGCAGCAAAAGTGGGCGGCATTCTTGCGAACGACACGTATCCGGCCGATTTCCTCACCGAGAATCTGCAGATCCAACTCAACGTGATGGATGCTGCCGTCGAAGCCGGCGTCGAAAGGCTGATCTTCCTCGGGTCGTCGTGTATCTACCCGAAGTTCGCCGAACAGCCGATTCGCGAGGACTCTCTGCTGACCGGCCACCTCGAGCCGACGAATGATGCGTACGCCATCGCCAAGATCGCGGGAATCATGCAGGTTCAGGCGGTTCGTCGTCAGCACGGCCTCGCCTGGATTTCAGCCATGCCGACAAATCTCTACGGGCCGGGAGACAACTTCGCGCCGAAGGGGTCTCATGTCCTTCCGGCTCTCATCCGTCGCTACGACGAAGCGGCACGAGACGGTCTCCCTACAGTCACCAATTGGGGGACGGGATCACCTCGACGCGAGTTCTTGCACGTCGACGACCTCGCCGCGGCTGTTCTGCACCTTCTCGAAAACTACGACGGCCCGTCGCAAGTCAATGTGGGAACAGGCTCCGACGTGACGATCCGCGAGATCGCCGCTGCGGTAGCCGACGCGGTCGGGTTTTCGGGACACACCGAGTGGGACTCGAGCAAGCCCGATGGAACGCCTCAGAAGCTCTTGGACGTCTCCCTCCTGGCCGAACATGGTTGGCGGTCCACGATCGGGCTCGACGAGGGGCTGCGGTCGACTATCGACTGGTACCACGCGAACGAGTCGTCAATCCGGCTCTGA
- a CDS encoding VanZ family protein — translation MTRRLRRGEWIAFVVVLAAVLTIVLWPTHVDAPVDGALSHVLAALHRHGVPGWVDYDFVQSAANVVMFLPVGALLASLFVPQLWWASGVLGLTLSLCIEFTQYTFLPGRTASAGDLMTNTGGALVGGALVAIVRWSRAPGLESEPD, via the coding sequence GTGACCAGAAGATTGCGCCGAGGTGAATGGATCGCCTTCGTCGTCGTGCTGGCCGCTGTGCTCACGATCGTGCTCTGGCCCACCCACGTCGACGCCCCCGTCGACGGCGCCCTCAGCCACGTGCTCGCCGCCCTGCACCGGCACGGCGTGCCCGGCTGGGTCGACTACGACTTCGTGCAGAGCGCCGCCAACGTGGTGATGTTCTTGCCGGTCGGGGCGCTGCTCGCGTCGCTGTTCGTGCCGCAGCTCTGGTGGGCGTCGGGCGTGCTCGGGCTCACCCTCTCGCTGTGCATCGAGTTCACGCAGTACACGTTCTTGCCGGGGCGGACGGCGTCGGCCGGCGACCTCATGACGAATACGGGTGGGGCGCTGGTCGGGGGTGCGCTCGTCGCGATCGTGCGGTGGTCGAGGGCGCCGGGCCTGGAGTCAGAGCCGGATTGA